A single region of the Triticum dicoccoides isolate Atlit2015 ecotype Zavitan chromosome 2B, WEW_v2.0, whole genome shotgun sequence genome encodes:
- the LOC119366074 gene encoding uncharacterized protein LOC119366074 codes for MVVHVVLLAVPAVGGFMQAFKFSVLLWPFNIMLPLLRNLPRVCLTLRAAAVHYDAELRAYLTGRRTVPLPEPGYSTLRGAQRRTREQLAAHAMIALVDISY; via the coding sequence ATGGTGGTGCACGTGGTGCTCCTGGCCGTGCCGGCGGTCGGCGGGTTCATGCAGGCGTTCAAGTTCTCGGTCCTGCTCTGGCCGTTCAACATCATGCTGCCGCTGCTCCGCAACCTGCCGCGCGTCTGCCTCACGCTCAGGGCCGCCGCGGTGCACTACGACGCCGAGCTGCGCGCGTACCTCACCGGCCGCCGGACGGTGCCGCTGCCGGAGCCGGGGTACTCGACCCTCCGCGGCGCGCAGAGGCGCACGCGTGAGCAGCTCGCCGCGCACGCCATGATCGCCCTCGTCGACATCTCCTACTGA
- the LOC119366072 gene encoding uncharacterized protein LOC119366072, which translates to MAIHLLAFMAAKGFVQVFQVSAPLLWPLNLWLPLPRNLPEVCVVVCGALASHVAWLRRAYARRRSISRDDNDNELHRQALVDAAY; encoded by the coding sequence ATGGCGATCCACCTGCTGGCGTTCATGGCGGCCAAGGGTTTCGTGCAGGTGTTCCAGGTCTCGGCGCCGCTGCTGTGGCCGCTCAACCTCTGGCTGCCGCTCCCGCGCAACCTGCCGGAGGTCTGCGTCGTCGTCTGCGGCGCGCTCGCCTCCCACGTCGCCTGGCTGCGCCGCGCGTACGCCCGCCGCCGCTCCATAAGCCGCGACGATAACGACAACGAGCTGCACCGCCAGGCGCTCGTCGACGCCGCGTACTGA